From the genome of Lotus japonicus ecotype B-129 chromosome 6, LjGifu_v1.2, one region includes:
- the LOC130722041 gene encoding uncharacterized protein LOC130722041 has translation MVQIARRKKGRPSKADLAARRAAQSPETAEEQHDIRRSLRRRNVRYNIIDYDDDYVDEEDERRREKKKLKLMAKLNQGEDEEEGGEWEAREDHSPEEEQQNGGEFDVEEKHKETEAEDSVVKGRKVDLKGLHSVSVSGAPANTASGIPLPDQKTLELILDKLQKKDRYSVFAEPVDPEELPDYHDVIEHPMDFTTLRKKLANGSYSTLEQFESDVYLISSNAMQYNAPETVYYKQARSIQELAQKKFEKLRIDSECSQIELKSEQNMRPNSLVKKLVKKPLGCASQEPVGSDFSSGATLATIGDVQPIFHPMQHVSYGRSGNFDGIIEGNTFFIDANQEKAEDVLSGKGLLSKLGRKSFVLDDNRRASYNMSMQPITRSDSVFMSFESGMKQLVTVGLHAEYSYARSLARFSASLGPIAWKIASHRIQQVLPAGSKFGRGWVGEFEQLPTPNFVHHNDNDVRKETSLVAKLHSPAELPKCDKNCKSVESTIEHPVNGQMLEGKHPALGPTSGLAPGGNPVMFGSVGVRPNAPVNPLNQQQNVQSRNFGKFENNSLDKVESNSVPSINQNNSSLVTNFACNIPTANAPTEDSKPKEMVSGSMNALPSTPFKQPDTNGVVGGELHNGKVTNSLNRQVTGPSSETISSQTGRATRFSVHGQDQGLSNPVQSMRMFTEKAQKQQTSNHSAVDTSPMTSSTPSGQRDDSSNASSEAARGWTSVAVGGFKQEPDHSSSPKNQISADSLKNQTREFHQHLSRNRGEFSSGGMSVQYDKNNFPFQAFVPQPIQPGAVSQFPNQQMVSPKLASADQTRFQMQSPWRGLSPQGQQAQQKQETLPPDLNIGCQSPGSPGKQSQQPDLALQL, from the exons atGGTTCAGATCGCGAGGAGGAAGAAGGGACGGCCGTCGAAGGCGGATCTGGCCGCCCGTCGCGCCGCTCAGTCACCGGAAACCGCGGAGGAGCAGCATGACATCCGTCGGAGCCTCCGCCGCCGGAACGTCAGGTACAACATCATCGACTACGATGACGATTACGTCGACGAGGAGGACGAGAGGAGGCGCGAGAAGAAGAAGCTCAAGCTAATGGCCAAGCTGAACCAGggcgaagatgaagaagaaggaggggAGTGGGAGGCGCGTGAGGATCACTCGCCAGAGGAGGAACAACAGAACGGCGGCGAATTCGATGTGGAAGAGAAACATAAAGAAACAGAAGCGGAAGACAGTGTG GTAAAGGGTAGAAAAGTGGATTTGAAAGGGCTCCACTCTGTTTCTGTTTCAG GAGCTCCTGCAAATACTGCATCTGGGATTCCATTGCCTGATCAGAAGACTCTGGAATTGATTCTTGACAAGCTTCAGAA GAAGGACAGGTATAGCGTATTTGCAGAGCCGGTTGATCCGGAAGAG CTTCCTGATTATCATGACGTGATTGAGCATCCCATGGACTTCACCACCCTGAGGAAGAAGTTGGCAAATGGATCTTATTCTACATTGGAACAATTTGAG AGTGATGTTTATTTAATTAGCTCAAATGCAATGCAATACAATGCACCAGAGACTGTATACTACAAACAG GCGCGGTCAATACAAGAACTAGCGCAGAAGAAGTTTGAGAAGTTAAGGATTGACTCTGAATGCTCTCAGATTGAGCTGAAGTCGGAGCAAAACATGCGACCTAATTCTCTGGTTAAGAAGCTAGTAAAGAAGCCACTGGGTTGTGCTTCACAGGAACCTGTTGGCTCTGATTTCTCCTCAGGGGCCACTCTTGCGACTATTGGAGATGTGCAGCCAATTTTTCATCCAATGCAACATGTTAGCTATGGGAGGTCTGGCAACTTTGATGGTATCATAGAGGGGAATACTTTCTTCATCGATGCAAATCAAGAGAAAGCTGAGGACGTTTTGTCAG GGAAGGGCCTGCTCTCTAAATTGGGAAGGAAGTCCTTTGTGCTTGATGACAATCGTCGTGCATCTTATAATATGTCTATGCAACCAATTACTAGATCAGATTCAGTATTTATGTCCTTTGAGAGTGGAATGAAGCAGCTGGTTACT GTTGGGCTTCATGCCGAATATTCTTATGCTAGGAGTTTGGCTCGTTTTAGTGCTTCTCTAGGACCCATTGCTTGGAAAATTGCTTCCCACAGGATTCAACAGGTACTGCCAGCTGGCTCTAAATTTGGTCGTGGCTGGGTTGGAGAGTTTGAACAGCTTCCAACCCCAAATTTTGTGCACCATAATGATAATGATGTTCGAAAAGAAACTAGTTTGGTTGCGAAGTTGCATTCCCCTGCTGAACTTCCGAAGTGTGACAAAAACTGTAAGAGTGTGGAGTCCACCATTGAACATCCTGTTAATGGACAGATGCTTGAGGGAAAACATCCGGCACTTGGTCCTACTAGTGGGCTTGCACCGGGAGGAAATCCTGTTATGTTTGGGTCTGTAGGAGTTAGACCCAATGCTCCTGTAAACCCTCTAAATCAGCAGCAGAATGTCCAATCCAGGAACTTTGGAAAGTTTGAGAATAATAGTTTGGACAAAGTGGAGTCGAATTCTGTACCCTCAATTAACCAGAATAATTCCAGTTTGGTTACAAACTTTGCATGTAACATTCCTACAGCTAATGCTCCTACTGAAGATTCTAAGCCCAAAGAGATGGTGTCAGGGAGCATGAATGCTTTGCCATCTACGCCTTTCAAGCAGCCAGATACTAATGGAGTTGTTGGTGGAGAGTTGCATAATGGAAAAGTCACCAATAGTTTGAATAGACAGGTGACTGGTCCATCATCTGAAACTATATCAAGCCAAACAGGAAGAGCTACTCGTTTTTCTGTTCATGGGCAGGACCAGGGTCTCAGTAACCCAGTCCAGTCGATGAGAATGTTCACTGAAAAGGCTCAAAAGCAGCAGACTTCTAACCATTCAGCAGTTGATACTTCACCAATGACATCATCAACTCCATCTGGACAAAGAGATGACTCGAGCAATGCTTCATCAGAAGCTGCTCGTGGGTGGACGTCTGTAGCGGTGGGAGGGTTCAAACAAGAACCTGACCATTCTAGTTCACCCAAGAATCAGATTTCTGCAGATTCTTTGAAAAACCAAACTAGGGAGTTCCATCAGCATCTTTCACGAAATCGGGGGGAGTTTTCTTCTGGTGGAATGTCTGTCCAGTATGATAAGAACAACTTCCCATTTCAAGCCTTTGTACCTCAACCTATTCAACCAGGTGCTGTTTCTCAGTTTCCAAACCAACAAATGGTTTCCCCTAAATTAGCATCTGCTGACCAAACTAGGTTTCAAATGCAGTCCCCTTGGCGAGGTCTGAGTCCTCAAGGCCAGCAGGCCCAGCAGAAACAAGAAACCCTTCCGCCTGATTTGAATATTGGTTGTCAGTCTCCAGGGTCACCTGGGAAACAATCACAGCAACCGGACCTAGCTTTGCAACTATGA